In Porphyrobacter sp. LM 6, one DNA window encodes the following:
- a CDS encoding parallel beta-helix domain-containing protein, producing MKRLALAAALLATAAPLAAETHRVEPGEGAGTRLQEALILAAPGDVIELAAGRFVLTDGLSLDVDGVTVRGAGMDSDGGTILDFTAQQGAGEGLLVTSDNVTLLDFAVENPKGDGIKSKGADNIVYSGIRVEWTGGPKATNGAYGIYPVESTGVLVQGSMVSGASDAGIYVGQSRDITVRGNIVQLNVAGIEIENSRNALVAGNVATRNTGGLLVFDLPGLPVMGGGNVILRGNVVADNDTPNFAPPGNIVASVRRGTGVLVMANDGVLIDDNAFANNATAHVMVIAYVQPFDDPRYNPYARNVIVGTNAFGRGGYDPQLDGKEALLEAFGGALPPVLWDGIAEDGNGLMIAEGVTGWSLNLSKPGQSLAEAQPGPLNLTPLEKWEFPEVGAPAELEARVQ from the coding sequence ATGAAACGACTGGCACTTGCCGCCGCGCTGCTCGCCACTGCTGCGCCGCTCGCCGCTGAAACCCACCGCGTAGAACCGGGCGAGGGCGCGGGCACACGGCTACAGGAAGCACTGATCCTCGCTGCACCCGGCGACGTGATCGAACTCGCCGCGGGCCGCTTTGTGTTGACCGACGGGCTCAGCCTCGATGTGGACGGTGTGACGGTGCGCGGCGCGGGGATGGACAGCGACGGCGGCACCATACTCGATTTCACCGCCCAGCAAGGCGCGGGCGAGGGGCTGCTGGTCACCTCCGACAATGTCACCTTGCTCGATTTCGCGGTCGAGAACCCCAAGGGTGACGGCATCAAGTCCAAGGGCGCGGACAATATCGTCTATTCGGGCATCCGGGTCGAATGGACCGGCGGGCCGAAGGCGACCAATGGCGCTTATGGCATCTATCCGGTCGAGAGCACTGGCGTGCTGGTGCAGGGATCGATGGTCTCTGGCGCATCGGACGCAGGCATCTATGTCGGCCAGAGCCGCGACATCACCGTGCGCGGCAATATCGTGCAGCTCAACGTCGCCGGGATCGAGATCGAGAACAGCCGCAATGCGCTGGTCGCGGGCAATGTCGCCACGCGCAACACCGGCGGCCTGCTGGTGTTCGACCTGCCGGGCCTGCCGGTGATGGGCGGCGGCAACGTGATCCTGCGCGGCAATGTGGTGGCCGATAACGACACCCCCAACTTCGCGCCGCCGGGCAATATCGTCGCTTCTGTGCGGCGCGGCACCGGCGTGCTGGTGATGGCGAATGACGGCGTGCTGATCGACGACAACGCCTTCGCCAACAATGCGACCGCGCATGTCATGGTGATCGCCTATGTCCAGCCGTTCGATGATCCGCGCTACAACCCCTATGCGCGCAACGTGATCGTCGGCACCAACGCCTTCGGACGCGGCGGATACGATCCGCAACTCGATGGCAAGGAAGCGCTGCTTGAAGCCTTTGGCGGGGCCTTGCCGCCGGTGCTGTGGGACGGGATTGCCGAGGACGGCAACGGGTTGATGATCGCTGAAGGGGTGACGGGCTGGAGCCTCAACCTCTCCAAGCCGGGCCAGAGCCTTGCCGAAGCCCAGCCCGGCCCGCTCAATCTGACCCCGCTCGAAAAATGGGAGTTCCCCGAAGTCGGCGCACCGGCAGAGCTGGAGGCGCGGGTGCAGTGA
- a CDS encoding SO2930 family diheme c-type cytochrome, which produces MRRGFGLLALACATFGAALGHATVIDTPAVNDVAVTGAAFPQKLSQFRFFADGARQSPNTGVHPYALNTPLWSDGAEKLRFIYLPEGTQLVADGARDEGGLLTFPVGAAIIKTFAFGEGQDRRLIETRVLLHRADGWVALPYRWNAEQTDATLALAGGRLDLVTPAGEAISYAIPNKNQCKTCHSKDGQVIPIGPKARNLSADWLSGMAASGTLDRVPQVAERLPVWAARKSGDAAAPLARAYLDVNCAHCHQPGGGASNSGLDLRWEQADPHAYGIGKRPVAAGRGAGDMDFSIVAGHPDQSILLYRMESAEPGIAMPELGKASVDTEGVAVVRRWIAEMK; this is translated from the coding sequence GTGAGGCGCGGCTTCGGCCTCCTTGCGCTCGCCTGCGCCACTTTCGGCGCGGCGCTCGGCCATGCGACGGTGATCGACACGCCCGCCGTCAATGACGTCGCGGTGACCGGCGCGGCCTTTCCGCAAAAGCTGAGCCAGTTTCGCTTCTTTGCCGATGGCGCGCGGCAATCTCCCAACACCGGCGTCCATCCTTACGCGCTCAATACGCCGCTGTGGTCGGACGGGGCGGAGAAGCTGCGCTTCATCTACCTGCCCGAAGGCACGCAGCTTGTGGCCGATGGCGCCAGGGACGAAGGGGGGCTGCTGACGTTTCCGGTCGGCGCGGCGATCATCAAGACCTTTGCCTTCGGGGAAGGGCAGGATCGCCGGCTGATCGAAACCCGCGTGCTGCTGCACCGCGCGGATGGCTGGGTGGCGCTGCCTTATCGCTGGAACGCCGAGCAGACCGATGCGACCCTCGCGCTGGCGGGGGGGCGGCTCGATCTGGTGACGCCTGCGGGCGAGGCGATCTCCTATGCGATCCCCAACAAGAACCAGTGCAAGACCTGCCATTCGAAGGATGGGCAGGTAATCCCGATCGGCCCCAAGGCGCGCAATCTTTCCGCTGATTGGCTGAGCGGCATGGCGGCAAGCGGCACGCTCGACCGTGTGCCGCAGGTGGCCGAGCGCCTGCCGGTCTGGGCCGCCCGCAAGTCTGGGGATGCCGCCGCGCCGCTCGCCCGCGCCTATCTCGATGTAAACTGCGCCCATTGCCATCAGCCGGGCGGGGGGGCATCGAACAGCGGGCTCGATCTGCGCTGGGAACAGGCCGATCCCCACGCCTATGGTATCGGCAAACGTCCGGTCGCGGCTGGGCGCGGGGCAGGGGACATGGACTTCTCGATCGTCGCCGGCCATCCCGACCAATCGATCCTGCTCTACCGGATGGAAAGCGCCGAACCCGGCATCGCCATGCCTGAACTGGGCAAGGCGAGCGTCGACACAGAAGGCGTTGCGGTGGTGCGGCGCTGGATTGCGGAGATGAAATGA
- a CDS encoding alpha/beta fold hydrolase has product MKKWIWRGLLALLGILLIAFLIFRTPDTDPAAMRAKYGAPPSQFVTIGDGVKVHLRDEGPRDAPAIVLLHGSNADLHTWEPWVQALKGQYRVIRFDQVGHGLTGPDPKDDYSRDNYVEDILQVADTLGLQSFILGGNSMGGKHALAFAAAHPERVAGLVLVDSGGGPMLKLAAKKEDEDSGNIGFKIARMPGINLLAEQITPRSLIAQSLEQTVSVKSIVTPAMIDRYWELLRYPGNRRATFIRFSLPYDPLTEAQIAVITAPTLILWGEEDRLIPVEAGQWLAKTMPSNQLVIYPKVGHLPQEEAVAATLGDLQPWLAEHAPATKTP; this is encoded by the coding sequence ATGAAAAAGTGGATCTGGCGCGGATTGCTGGCGCTTCTCGGCATCCTTTTGATCGCCTTCCTGATCTTCCGCACACCTGATACCGATCCGGCGGCAATGCGCGCGAAGTACGGCGCGCCGCCTTCGCAGTTCGTCACAATCGGTGACGGGGTGAAGGTGCACCTGCGCGACGAGGGACCGCGCGATGCTCCGGCGATCGTCCTGCTCCACGGCTCCAATGCCGATCTGCACACCTGGGAGCCATGGGTGCAGGCGCTCAAAGGCCAGTACCGGGTGATCCGCTTCGATCAGGTCGGCCATGGCCTCACCGGCCCCGATCCCAAGGACGATTACAGCCGCGACAATTATGTCGAGGACATCCTTCAGGTCGCCGACACACTCGGCCTGCAAAGCTTCATCCTCGGCGGCAATTCGATGGGGGGCAAGCACGCGCTGGCCTTTGCCGCAGCGCATCCCGAGCGTGTGGCGGGCCTTGTGCTAGTCGACAGTGGCGGCGGGCCGATGCTCAAGCTGGCGGCCAAGAAGGAGGACGAGGACAGCGGCAATATCGGCTTCAAGATTGCCCGGATGCCGGGGATCAACCTGCTGGCCGAACAGATCACCCCGCGCAGCCTGATCGCGCAGAGCCTCGAACAGACCGTTTCGGTCAAGAGCATCGTCACCCCGGCGATGATCGACCGCTATTGGGAGCTGCTGCGCTATCCCGGCAACCGCCGTGCGACCTTCATCCGCTTCAGCCTGCCCTATGACCCGCTCACCGAGGCCCAGATCGCGGTGATCACCGCGCCGACGCTGATCCTGTGGGGCGAGGAAGACCGGCTTATCCCGGTCGAAGCCGGACAGTGGCTGGCCAAGACCATGCCCAGCAACCAGCTCGTGATCTATCCCAAGGTCGGCCACCTGCCGCAGGAAGAGGCGGTTGCCGCCACGCTCGGCGATCTCCAGCCGTGGCTTGCCGAACACGCACCGGCGACAAAGACGCCATAA
- a CDS encoding aspartate/glutamate racemase family protein, protein MRKLGIIGGMSWVSTATYYDRINRIVQKRAAPMASAPLLIESLDFCQLYALTQERDWQRAASVLIDSARRLEGAGAEALIIGANSMHRLYDDVAASVNIPILHIAEYVGLAMKRAGKNNAALLGTRNVMTESFYRKRLVAHGIDLLPPNLDYVEMLDRIIYDELMVGKVTREAERTMKTIITNKAQEGAGAIVLACTELALVVDVDANVLPIFDSTRIHCEAAADWILEQETVG, encoded by the coding sequence TTGCGCAAACTCGGGATCATCGGCGGCATGAGCTGGGTATCGACCGCGACCTATTATGATCGTATCAACCGCATCGTCCAGAAACGCGCCGCGCCGATGGCGAGCGCGCCGCTGCTGATCGAAAGCCTCGACTTCTGCCAGCTCTACGCCCTGACCCAGGAACGCGATTGGCAGCGCGCGGCGAGTGTGCTGATCGATAGCGCCAGGCGGCTGGAAGGCGCCGGGGCAGAAGCGCTGATCATCGGCGCCAATTCGATGCATCGGCTTTACGACGATGTCGCCGCTTCGGTGAACATTCCGATCCTGCATATCGCCGAATATGTCGGGCTTGCGATGAAGCGCGCGGGCAAGAATAACGCCGCGCTGCTCGGCACGCGGAACGTGATGACCGAAAGCTTCTACCGCAAGCGGCTGGTCGCGCACGGCATCGATCTGCTGCCGCCCAACCTCGATTATGTCGAGATGCTCGACCGAATCATCTATGATGAACTGATGGTCGGCAAGGTCACGCGCGAGGCCGAACGCACCATGAAGACCATCATCACCAACAAGGCGCAGGAAGGCGCGGGGGCAATCGTGCTGGCCTGCACCGAGCTGGCGCTGGTGGTGGATGTCGATGCCAATGTCCTGCCGATTTTCGACAGCACGCGCATCCATTGCGAGGCCGCCGCGGACTGGATTCTTGAACAGGAAACTGTGGGTTAG
- a CDS encoding deoxyguanosinetriphosphate triphosphohydrolase, whose product MSRAPYASDPLAHGGREWGEPVAGAQRGPRSEFQRDRDRIIHSMSFRRLKSKTQVFIAPDGDHYRTRLTHSLEVAQIGRVMARALALDEDLTEALCLSHDLGHPPFGHAGETALSEAMERHGGFDHNAQALRTVMRIESPYPEHDGLNLTWDLLEGLAKHNGPVIAPNWALAELDEAFPLMLGTWPSLEAQIAAVADDIAYDNHDIDDGLRAGFLELDDLLTLDFLADQWHAVEKRHPHASRERLLRELIRDQIGLMVNDVLEHTAGQVKGLVSVAEVREAGRQLAGFSPAMAAQERRLKSFMYERLYYHPEQLGAAERARDVVVRLFAAYSQDATLMPDDWQARLPAQDPQRSRVIADFIAGMSDRFAMQACREIYGTSPVGLIHV is encoded by the coding sequence ATGTCCCGCGCTCCCTATGCCTCCGACCCGCTTGCCCATGGCGGACGTGAATGGGGGGAACCTGTCGCCGGCGCACAGCGCGGGCCGCGCAGCGAATTCCAGCGCGATCGCGACCGCATCATCCATTCGATGAGCTTCCGGCGGCTGAAGTCCAAGACGCAGGTCTTCATCGCCCCCGACGGCGATCATTATCGCACCCGACTGACCCACAGCCTTGAAGTCGCGCAGATCGGCCGGGTGATGGCGCGTGCGCTGGCGCTGGATGAGGATCTCACTGAAGCCCTGTGCCTGTCGCACGATCTTGGCCACCCGCCGTTCGGCCATGCGGGGGAAACCGCGCTGTCCGAGGCGATGGAGCGCCACGGCGGCTTTGATCACAACGCGCAGGCGCTGCGCACGGTGATGCGGATCGAAAGCCCCTATCCCGAGCATGACGGGCTGAACCTCACCTGGGACCTGCTCGAAGGCCTCGCCAAGCACAATGGGCCGGTGATCGCCCCCAACTGGGCGCTGGCGGAGCTGGACGAGGCGTTCCCGCTGATGCTGGGCACCTGGCCCTCGCTCGAAGCGCAGATCGCCGCGGTGGCGGACGACATCGCCTATGACAATCACGATATCGACGACGGGCTGCGCGCAGGGTTCCTCGAACTCGATGATCTGCTGACGCTCGATTTCCTCGCCGACCAGTGGCACGCGGTGGAAAAGCGGCACCCCCATGCTTCGCGCGAACGGCTGCTGCGCGAGCTGATCCGTGACCAGATCGGGCTGATGGTCAACGACGTGCTCGAACACACCGCAGGGCAAGTGAAGGGCTTGGTCTCGGTCGCCGAAGTGCGCGAGGCGGGGCGCCAGCTCGCCGGGTTCTCGCCCGCGATGGCGGCCCAGGAGCGGCGCCTCAAGTCCTTCATGTACGAGCGGCTCTACTACCACCCCGAACAACTCGGCGCGGCCGAGCGGGCGCGTGATGTGGTAGTGCGGCTGTTCGCGGCCTATTCGCAGGATGCAACGCTGATGCCCGATGACTGGCAGGCGCGCCTGCCCGCGCAGGATCCCCAGCGTTCCCGAGTGATCGCCGATTTCATCGCGGGGATGAGCGATCGTTTCGCCATGCAGGCGTGCCGCGAGATTTACGGCACCAGTCCGGTGGGGCTGATCCATGTCTGA
- a CDS encoding NAD(P)H-binding protein → MSDRVQSVGPVRIALVGATGLVGRKVIEVASAGDEARIVGIARREAPLPPGARMEMFVAEPDKWGEVLEAVRPRALICALGTTMKKAGGDQSAFRAVDQDLVLATAETAKRAGVPNMVVVSAAGADARSKSFYMRVKGETEEALSKVGFKRLDILHPGLLRGERVDDLRFAERAAIIAAPLIDPLLSGNWERFRSIDAELVAEAALGLALRRAGGRFTHDNEAMRRAAREWRRTREMGDSA, encoded by the coding sequence ATGTCTGATCGCGTGCAATCTGTCGGCCCGGTGCGGATCGCGCTGGTGGGCGCGACCGGTCTTGTCGGGCGCAAGGTGATCGAAGTCGCCAGCGCGGGCGATGAAGCGCGGATCGTCGGCATCGCCCGGCGCGAGGCACCGCTGCCGCCCGGCGCGCGCATGGAAATGTTCGTTGCCGAGCCCGACAAGTGGGGCGAAGTGCTCGAAGCGGTGCGCCCGCGTGCGCTGATCTGCGCGCTCGGCACCACGATGAAGAAGGCGGGCGGCGATCAGTCGGCGTTCCGCGCGGTCGATCAGGACCTGGTGCTCGCCACCGCCGAAACCGCCAAGCGCGCGGGCGTGCCGAACATGGTGGTGGTCAGCGCTGCCGGGGCCGATGCGCGCAGCAAAAGCTTCTACATGCGGGTCAAGGGCGAGACCGAGGAAGCGCTGTCCAAGGTCGGGTTCAAGCGGCTCGATATTCTCCACCCCGGTCTGTTGCGCGGCGAGCGGGTCGATGATCTGCGCTTTGCCGAAAGGGCCGCGATCATCGCCGCGCCACTGATTGATCCGCTGCTGTCGGGCAATTGGGAGCGGTTCCGCTCGATCGATGCCGAACTGGTGGCCGAGGCCGCGCTCGGCCTCGCGCTGCGCCGTGCGGGCGGGCGCTTCACGCACGATAACGAGGCGATGCGCCGCGCCGCGCGCGAATGGCGCCGCACCCGCGAGATGGGAGATTCCGCATGA
- a CDS encoding ABA4-like family protein, translating into MIDWAALFSMVNLLAMIAWVSLILLPRWPTLLAALLYGGVGLLCLIYGACLIGVVSGLIPNPDGGGADFTTIEGVRAIFASDAGVTIGWTHYLAFDLFVGLWIARDGDAKNISRLIQAPILLATFMAGPLGLFIWLLVREPAARKQGRFQ; encoded by the coding sequence ATGATCGATTGGGCTGCGCTGTTCAGCATGGTGAACCTGCTGGCGATGATCGCCTGGGTCTCGTTGATCCTGCTGCCGCGCTGGCCGACGCTGCTGGCGGCGCTGCTCTATGGCGGCGTCGGCCTGCTGTGCCTGATCTATGGTGCGTGTCTGATCGGTGTGGTCAGCGGGTTGATCCCCAACCCCGACGGCGGGGGCGCGGATTTCACCACGATCGAAGGCGTGCGCGCGATTTTCGCCAGTGATGCCGGCGTGACGATCGGCTGGACCCATTACCTCGCCTTCGATTTGTTCGTGGGCCTGTGGATCGCGCGCGACGGCGATGCGAAGAACATCTCGCGGCTGATCCAGGCCCCGATCCTGCTGGCGACCTTCATGGCCGGGCCGCTGGGCCTGTTCATCTGGCTGCTCGTGCGCGAGCCGGCGGCGCGCAAGCAGGGGCGTTTCCAGTAA
- a CDS encoding long-chain-fatty-acid--CoA ligase translates to MARNAFHDFSTFDEILTFWAKERPDGPAFDQDGRVTSYAEADLLTRQLVALFQARDIAPGDRIAWLGKNRDIYFLLYLAAARMGAVMVPIGWRLAPREIAYILTDTDAKLLFADAEFVETAHQVAGTVPANPEVIEAETARTAAAGFEPAHYTAPSQHDPVLQLYTSGTTGNPKGAMLSNANLLGLRNAGCEAGLDYQFYEPGDCMLVAMPCAHIGGTGLVNIAISNGVRSLVQAEFTPVGVIEAIEAGATHMFIVPAALQMVVQHPRAPTTDFSNLKYLMYGAAPMPLELLKEAVRTMPTTKFLQAYGMTETSGTISILPPEDHSLEGNQRMRSAGKACPGVEIEVRGADNVEVPRGDIGEVCIRSPSNTAGYWKLPEATAKTIDPDGWLHTGDAGVMDEDGYVYIQDRIKDMIISGGENVYPAEVESAIYGHPAIAEVAVIGVPSAKWGEEVKACVVAKPGMTVDEADVIAWARERIAAFKAPKSVDVIPVMPRNASGKILRRELRAPFWEGQERQVS, encoded by the coding sequence ATGGCGAGAAACGCCTTTCACGACTTTTCGACCTTCGATGAAATCCTGACCTTCTGGGCCAAGGAGCGGCCTGACGGTCCGGCTTTCGATCAGGACGGGCGGGTGACGTCCTACGCCGAGGCTGACTTGCTGACCCGCCAGCTGGTGGCGCTGTTCCAGGCGCGCGACATTGCGCCGGGCGACCGGATCGCGTGGCTCGGCAAGAACCGCGATATCTACTTCCTGCTCTATCTCGCCGCGGCGCGCATGGGCGCGGTGATGGTGCCGATCGGCTGGCGGCTCGCCCCGCGCGAAATCGCCTATATCCTCACCGATACCGACGCGAAGCTGCTGTTCGCCGATGCCGAGTTCGTCGAAACCGCGCATCAGGTGGCGGGCACGGTTCCCGCCAATCCCGAAGTGATCGAGGCCGAGACCGCGCGCACCGCGGCAGCGGGCTTCGAACCGGCGCACTACACCGCGCCGTCGCAGCATGATCCGGTGCTCCAGCTCTATACCTCGGGCACCACCGGCAATCCCAAGGGGGCGATGCTGTCGAACGCCAACCTTCTCGGCCTGCGCAATGCGGGCTGCGAAGCGGGGCTCGACTACCAGTTCTACGAGCCGGGCGATTGCATGCTGGTGGCCATGCCCTGCGCGCATATCGGCGGCACGGGCCTTGTGAACATCGCGATTTCGAACGGGGTGCGCAGTCTGGTGCAGGCCGAATTCACCCCCGTGGGTGTGATCGAGGCGATCGAGGCGGGGGCGACGCACATGTTCATTGTGCCCGCCGCCTTGCAGATGGTGGTCCAGCACCCGCGCGCACCGACGACCGATTTTTCGAACCTCAAATACCTGATGTACGGCGCCGCGCCGATGCCGCTCGAGCTGCTCAAGGAAGCGGTGCGGACGATGCCGACCACGAAGTTCCTGCAAGCCTATGGCATGACCGAAACATCGGGCACGATCTCGATCCTGCCGCCCGAGGATCACAGCCTCGAAGGCAACCAGCGGATGCGCTCGGCGGGCAAGGCGTGCCCCGGCGTCGAGATCGAGGTGCGCGGGGCTGATAATGTGGAAGTGCCACGCGGCGATATCGGCGAGGTGTGCATTCGCTCGCCCTCGAACACGGCAGGCTACTGGAAGCTGCCGGAGGCGACCGCCAAGACCATCGACCCGGACGGCTGGCTCCACACGGGTGACGCGGGCGTGATGGATGAGGACGGCTATGTCTACATCCAGGACCGCATCAAGGACATGATCATCTCCGGCGGCGAGAACGTCTATCCGGCGGAAGTCGAGAGTGCGATCTACGGCCACCCCGCGATTGCCGAGGTCGCCGTCATCGGCGTGCCGAGCGCCAAATGGGGCGAAGAGGTGAAGGCCTGCGTCGTCGCCAAGCCGGGCATGACGGTTGACGAAGCCGACGTCATCGCTTGGGCGCGCGAACGGATCGCGGCGTTCAAGGCGCCCAAGAGCGTCGATGTCATCCCGGTGATGCCGCGCAACGCCAGCGGCAAGATCCTGCGCCGCGAGCTGCGCGCGCCCTTCTGGGAAGGGCAGGAGCGGCAGGTCTCGTAA
- a CDS encoding DUF938 domain-containing protein codes for MKQHAPATLRNREPIVEVLAHELPASGSVLEIAAGTGEHAVFFAEHFPALAWQPTDPSAEALASIAAYREDYAGTNLAAPLLLDAAAPDSWPVTAADAIVCINMVHISPWQATEGLMAGAARLLGATGGPLILYGPYIEAGVETAPSNLEFDASLKARNPLWGLREAEALDRLAAQNGLARSARYALPANNIMLVYRAG; via the coding sequence GTGAAGCAGCACGCCCCCGCCACCCTCAGAAACCGTGAACCGATTGTAGAGGTGCTCGCGCACGAATTGCCTGCAAGTGGCTCCGTGCTCGAAATTGCGGCAGGGACGGGGGAACACGCGGTCTTCTTTGCCGAACATTTCCCCGCGCTGGCATGGCAGCCGACCGATCCCTCGGCCGAGGCGCTGGCCTCGATTGCGGCCTATCGGGAAGACTATGCCGGCACGAACCTCGCCGCGCCCCTGCTGCTCGATGCTGCGGCGCCGGATAGCTGGCCGGTGACAGCCGCCGATGCCATCGTGTGCATCAACATGGTCCACATCAGCCCGTGGCAGGCGACCGAGGGCCTGATGGCGGGCGCGGCGCGACTGCTTGGCGCGACGGGTGGGCCGTTGATCCTCTACGGGCCGTATATCGAAGCGGGTGTCGAAACCGCGCCCTCGAACCTCGAATTCGATGCCAGCCTCAAGGCGCGCAATCCGCTCTGGGGCCTGCGCGAGGCCGAGGCGCTTGACCGGCTGGCAGCCCAAAACGGATTGGCCAGAAGCGCACGTTACGCGCTCCCGGCCAATAACATCATGCTGGTGTATCGAGCTGGTTAG
- a CDS encoding Entericidin EcnA/B family protein, translated as MIRKTIIAAALAAITLTATACNTVEGLGDDIKSVGRAGERAID; from the coding sequence ATGATTCGCAAGACCATCATCGCCGCCGCGCTGGCCGCCATCACGCTGACCGCCACCGCCTGCAACACCGTCGAAGGTCTGGGTGACGACATCAAGTCGGTCGGCCGCGCCGGTGAACGCGCGATCGACTAA
- a CDS encoding DMT family transporter translates to MDGSIARPRPLLALGLRLLTALALTTMAMLVKLAGERGVHLIELIFWRQALTALLIGTGLAAAGRISLLRTQRLKMHSIRSGTGLFGMLFTYGAVLLLPLAEATTLGFTAPIFAVLIALVMFGEKIGPYRWAAVVIGFAGVLVVMQPGLESSGGEVTMFGVAVGLIAPFMVAIISFQIQDLNKTENPWSIVFWFAALSAPVAALGLPFVGAAHDAQTWITIAAMALMGVLAQILLTTSLRFGSAAVILLMDYTALLWATFYGYAVFDRAAPTTLWLGAPLIIGAGLLIAWRERQLAKAKRVASSASQE, encoded by the coding sequence ATGGATGGCTCGATCGCCCGCCCCCGCCCGCTGCTTGCGCTTGGCCTCCGGCTGCTGACGGCGCTGGCGCTGACGACAATGGCGATGCTGGTGAAGCTCGCCGGGGAACGCGGCGTGCATCTGATCGAGCTGATCTTCTGGCGGCAAGCGCTCACCGCGCTGCTGATCGGCACGGGGCTGGCGGCAGCGGGACGCATATCGCTGCTCAGGACGCAGCGCCTCAAGATGCATTCGATCCGCTCGGGGACCGGGCTGTTCGGGATGCTGTTTACCTATGGCGCGGTGCTGCTGCTGCCCCTCGCCGAAGCGACCACGCTGGGCTTTACCGCCCCCATCTTCGCGGTGCTGATCGCGCTGGTGATGTTCGGGGAGAAGATCGGCCCCTATCGCTGGGCCGCGGTCGTGATCGGCTTTGCCGGCGTGCTGGTGGTGATGCAGCCGGGCCTTGAGAGTTCGGGCGGCGAGGTGACGATGTTCGGGGTTGCGGTCGGCCTAATTGCGCCCTTCATGGTCGCGATCATCAGCTTCCAGATCCAGGACCTCAACAAGACCGAGAACCCGTGGAGCATCGTGTTCTGGTTTGCAGCGCTAAGCGCGCCGGTGGCAGCGCTCGGCCTGCCGTTTGTCGGGGCGGCGCATGATGCCCAGACGTGGATCACGATCGCCGCGATGGCGCTGATGGGGGTGCTGGCGCAGATCCTGCTCACCACCTCGTTGCGGTTCGGATCGGCGGCGGTGATCCTGCTGATGGATTATACCGCGCTCTTGTGGGCGACATTCTACGGATACGCCGTGTTTGACCGCGCCGCGCCGACCACCCTGTGGCTTGGCGCGCCGCTGATTATTGGTGCCGGGCTGCTGATTGCCTGGCGCGAACGACAGCTGGCCAAGGCGAAACGTGTCGCTTCATCGGCGAGTCAGGAATAG